The nucleotide sequence GAGTTACTCCAGCCTGGGACCCTAAGTCCGTGAGGAACAGATCGCCACCTTCGAAGACGCAGTTCGACAACGTCGTACCGCCGAGATCGACAAGTTCGACCCGTGAGCCGTCGGGGCTTAGTATGTGAAATCCACCCGATGACAGTGTCGCAATGTAGAGGTCACCATTTTCGGCGATGGCCAAGCCGTCGGGCACATGGCGCTCGTCGGCAAATTGGTGCACCTCCTCAATATCGCCGTTCGGGTGCCAGCGCCGCACCCGACGCGTGTAGGACTCCACCCACACCATGCTCCCGTCCGGTTCGGCCGCTATCCCGTTCGGGTATGCTTTTCCAACGCTGGCAATCACTTCGACTGCGCCATCCGGAGATACGGCATAGACGTAGCCATCGTCAGGACGCGCTTCCGCATCCCAGATACCCGGATCCGTGAAATAGAGTCTCCCATCGGCTGCGAATACCAGGTCGTTCGGCATGTTCAATGGATGACCGGCTACCGATGAGACAACGGTCTCGACAGTACCGTTGGGCCACACCTTCTGGATTGAGCCTGGTCCAAAATCCGACGATCGATACGGCCCGATCGCGCCACCATTGTTGGCGACGTACACGCAGCCATCGGCGCCAAGCACGGCACCGTTCGGTGCACCGCCAAGCTTGGCGTAGACGCCACGACCGCCTGATGGGCTCCAGACGCCCAGTCGACCTTCATATCCCTCACAGAAGGTGCACCTGCCATCGGGCAATACGACCGGTCCCTCGGCGTGCCCGATCCCTTCAACCAGTATTTCGATGTCCATGTTCACCCCCGTTCGCCCCACCTCGTCCGGAATGCGGCTGTGCGGATTGGTGCTTCCCTCGCAGGTGAGGCGGCAGGCTCGCAGACACGTCGTGCGCGCCGCGAATGACGACGCGTTCCATTGCGGAGAGGGCTACGGCAGTCTGCACACAACTCAGCCAAGTTCGAGATCCTTGTCGACTAGATCGGCGCGCTCGGCGAGTACCCGACATGCCGCAACAGCCGCGTCACACCGGCCTGACAGAGGGTGATCAGCTCGCTCTGGAACTGCTGCCACGTCGCCGATGCCGTGACCGACTGTCTGGGCGGAACAACGGGCGGTGGTCGGCCAGCCAGCCAGTGGTTGGCAGCAGGATCCGGCGTGGCCCGCAGGCGGCCGCCGCGCGCTTGCTCATCGCGCCCCGTTGGTGAGTCCCTGAAACCGCCGTCCCCCCGATCTGATGCAGCCACCCGGCGTGACACTCGGCCGAGCGCGCTCCCTGCCCGCACCTCTTGCGTTGCCGGTGGTGCTCGCCTCGTTCACGCAGGTGGCATTGCCCTTGCCCAACGCGGAACCCCCCCTTCCCGAGCAGCCCGGTAGCAATTCTACAGTCCGCTGTGTATTGTGTCAAGAGCGCCCACGAGGAGAGGGAACAGCATCGCAGTTGACTCCAGCCAGGGGTGGCGATCCCAGGTGCCGGGTGTTATGCCGAGGCCCTTCTGAGGATCGGCGATCACGCGTTCGGAGGAAACGGGGAACTCATGGCTGATGGGACGTCGCAGGAGGCCATGTCGCACCTTCTGCTGCTGAAGAACGGGCTCGTGCTGCAACAGCTTGCCGCTCGGCTGATCGCGATCGAGCCGGGAGGCAGGCTCAACACCGTCGCGGATTACGCTCGTGAAACCAAGGCGGGTCAGGGCACGGTGCAAAAGGCGCTCCGAACACTCGAACAGATCGGCGCAATACGGGTGCAGCCGCGCGGGCACCTCGGGGCCTTCCTCATCGAGAGCAACATCGCGGAGCTCTGGCGAGCGACTGGCAGGAGTTACGTGCGAGGGCTCTGCCCCCTGCCAGACTCGCCCGAACTCGAAGGGTTTGCCACCGGCGTCGTCGAGTGCTTCGAGAGCGTCGGCCTCAGATTGCACCTCAGCTTCCTACCGGGCTCCGCGCGGCGGCTCGATGAACTTCTCGGCGGGAGTGTCGACTTCGCCGCGTGCTCGCTCGCGGCAGCGAGAACGGCCTCCAGCAATGATGCAAAGTTTGAGATCGTCTACCGGGGATCGCCTGGGACCTACTACGCGGCCGACTCCCTCCGGCTGCTGAGCAAACGTCCGCTACCCGCACGCCGCGCGCTGCGAGTGGGCATCGACCGTAGCTCCTACGACCATGTGCTGCTCACTCAGGCTTGGCTGTCGACGGACCGGACGTCTCGACGAACTGAGCTCTGCGACATCTCCTACCACCTTATTCCTGACCTCGTAATGCGCGGGGCAATCGACATTGCGGTCTGGCACCAGACCAATCGTCGGCTCCAGGGGTCGCTCGAAGAGGTCGAGTTGATCCGCCCGGAGTCGGTCATCGCTGAGGACACGTGGAAGGACGTATCCTCACTGGCCCTCATTGCCCGGAGCGATGATCTAGCTGTTCATGCCGTTTTTCGCCGGCTCGTCGACGCCGACCGTGTTGAAGCAGTAGAGAGCGAGGTCATTCGCGGTGTCCGGATCCCGCGCTACTGACCGGACTTCAGGATTGGAATTCTGCAGCATGTGAATACGCGTACGGGCCGAAAGGAGAGACTACTCGGGTTCCTCCAGCTCTCGCGCCGCTGAAGTGGGTCCACGAGCGCCCGAAGGGCTATCGTAACGACCCTCGGCGCCGGTGGTCGCTGCAGGGCGCCAGCCTCCACGAAATGGGCTTCAGCCCTGGCCCACGCTTCCTCTCGCGAGTCTTGTGACACTTTCGTGGGCGCGTGTTGAAGTATTGGCGTCCCCTGGAGAGCCTGTTGCGTGAACGGCAACCGGACGCCGCGGTGAGACGGGCGCTGGCAGCGCTCTCGACCGGCGCCGCCTGACAGGGGCTGCCGACGGGTGAACTGCGGCCGGCAGGGAGTTCGGGCCCTCCGGTCAGCAGTTCGCTGCGGTGGCCATCTGGCTGTCGGGCGCTGCCTCTGCGTCACGAAGCGCGCCGGTAGAGCTTCACGAGGTTGTGGGTCCCGCGGACGAGCTTCCACTCGGAGGCGGCAGCGTCCTTGCCTCGTCGCATGAAGCGGCGGACGTGGCGTCCGTCCTTGATCTGTCCGAAGACGGGTTGGATGATCTCTGGCGCTTCCGGTAGAGGGCGCGGCCGGCCTCGTCGGTCACCTTGGGGTCCATCTGCTCGACGAGCGCGGCGTCCTTCCGGAGCCGCCCGCGCCGTCCGGTGCGCGGGGTCTCGTGCTCCTTCATGTTGCGCGTGGCGACGGAGGCGTCGGGGCCCTCTCGTCCAAGGCGGCGAGGTTCTCCTCGGAGCAGTACCCGGCGTCGGCCAGGAGCGTGCCGGGTTGGTCGTCGATACCAGCCTCAGCGAGCGAGGTCCTCGTCGCCTCGATCATCGGGTGGAGCTGGCCCATGTCGTTGTGCTCGTCGGTCACCGAGGCCGCGACGATCACCTGGTCT is from Acidimicrobiales bacterium and encodes:
- a CDS encoding SMP-30/gluconolactonase/LRE family protein yields the protein MDIEILVEGIGHAEGPVVLPDGRCTFCEGYEGRLGVWSPSGGRGVYAKLGGAPNGAVLGADGCVYVANNGGAIGPYRSSDFGPGSIQKVWPNGTVETVVSSVAGHPLNMPNDLVFAADGRLYFTDPGIWDAEARPDDGYVYAVSPDGAVEVIASVGKAYPNGIAAEPDGSMVWVESYTRRVRRWHPNGDIEEVHQFADERHVPDGLAIAENGDLYIATLSSGGFHILSPDGSRVELVDLGGTTLSNCVFEGGDLFLTDLGSQAGVTQEAVFFGRLLRCRPGVTGMAMFRGVIGA
- a CDS encoding YhfZ family protein; amino-acid sequence: MAIPGAGCYAEALLRIGDHAFGGNGELMADGTSQEAMSHLLLLKNGLVLQQLAARLIAIEPGGRLNTVADYARETKAGQGTVQKALRTLEQIGAIRVQPRGHLGAFLIESNIAELWRATGRSYVRGLCPLPDSPELEGFATGVVECFESVGLRLHLSFLPGSARRLDELLGGSVDFAACSLAAARTASSNDAKFEIVYRGSPGTYYAADSLRLLSKRPLPARRALRVGIDRSSYDHVLLTQAWLSTDRTSRRTELCDISYHLIPDLVMRGAIDIAVWHQTNRRLQGSLEEVELIRPESVIAEDTWKDVSSLALIARSDDLAVHAVFRRLVDADRVEAVESEVIRGVRIPRY